From the Candidatus Cloacimonadota bacterium genome, one window contains:
- the purM gene encoding phosphoribosylformylglycinamidine cyclo-ligase, which translates to MPDDRIEPIDYKQAGVDIEAGERAVKKIKDKVRTTFNANVLSELGSFGGLYRIDESWNKPILVSSTDGVGTKLLVAIQAGIFDTVGQDLVNHCVNDILVQGATPLFFLDYIGVGKLSVDNISLLIDGFVKACKDNSCALIGGEMAEMPGLYQPGDFDLAGTIVGVVEQDNLLPRSTMKAGDILVALPSTGLHTNGYSLARKVLFERMGLKVDSYMDELNCSLAEALLKVHRSYLQQVSPFLHNPGLKALAHITGGGIAGNLKRVLCNNLEAQIDLREENIPSLYHIIRRGGNISWDVMRQTFNLGVGMICVMSPDLASEVLAQGEAFALGELRTSDKSPQVIFKERV; encoded by the coding sequence ATGCCGGATGACCGTATAGAACCCATTGATTACAAACAAGCCGGAGTCGATATTGAAGCTGGCGAAAGAGCTGTGAAGAAGATCAAGGACAAGGTTCGCACTACCTTCAACGCCAATGTGTTGAGCGAACTGGGAAGCTTTGGTGGCCTGTATAGAATCGATGAATCCTGGAATAAACCGATCCTGGTGTCCAGCACCGATGGAGTGGGAACCAAGCTTCTGGTGGCGATTCAAGCCGGGATTTTTGACACAGTTGGGCAAGACTTGGTAAACCACTGTGTGAATGATATCCTGGTTCAGGGTGCCACTCCACTGTTCTTTCTGGATTACATTGGAGTGGGCAAGCTCTCGGTGGACAACATCTCTCTACTGATAGATGGTTTCGTAAAAGCCTGCAAGGATAACTCATGCGCTCTTATCGGTGGTGAGATGGCAGAAATGCCGGGCCTGTATCAGCCGGGTGATTTTGATCTGGCTGGAACCATTGTCGGTGTGGTGGAACAGGATAACCTCTTACCCCGATCCACTATGAAGGCCGGAGATATACTGGTGGCTTTACCTTCTACCGGTTTACACACAAATGGCTATTCACTGGCCCGCAAAGTGCTTTTTGAGCGTATGGGCTTGAAAGTGGATTCCTATATGGACGAACTGAACTGCAGTCTCGCCGAAGCACTGTTGAAAGTGCATCGCAGCTATCTGCAGCAAGTATCGCCATTCCTGCACAATCCCGGCTTAAAAGCATTGGCACACATTACTGGAGGAGGAATCGCCGGTAATCTGAAACGTGTACTTTGCAATAATCTGGAAGCGCAGATTGATCTGCGCGAGGAGAATATCCCAAGCCTGTACCACATCATCCGCAGAGGTGGCAACATCTCCTGGGACGTGATGCGCCAAACCTTCAATCTGGGGGTAGGGATGATCTGCGTTATGAGTCCAGATTTAGCCTCTGAGGTCCTCGCCCAAGGTGAAGCTTTTGCTCTGGGAGAACTAAGGACGTCTGATAAAAGTCCCCAAGTAATATTCAAGGAAAGAGTATAA
- the pta gene encoding phosphate acetyltransferase: MHILETLKRRATAIGGSIVLPESHDQRTLAAAASLAGQKIARVILLGEPAEVTNNAAQLGADISSCTIINPVKSTELEDFAETFHQRRKEKGVSKEQALETMKNPLYFGAMMVKKGLAGGMVAGAANTTADVLRAALQVVGVMPGLKTVSSTFIMVSPRAGDPTYLFADCAVVPNPDSEQLADIANSTAITRRSILGDEPFVALLSFSTKGSADHELAEKVRVAKSILDARKVDFAYDGELQLDAAIVPKIAKSKAPDSSVAGHANTLVFPDLQAGNIGYKLVQRLGGYEAIGPIIQGLAAPICDLSRGCSAEDIVNTAILVLLMAKNLK, encoded by the coding sequence ATGCACATCTTGGAAACTTTGAAAAGAAGAGCAACCGCCATCGGCGGAAGCATTGTACTACCCGAATCCCACGACCAAAGAACTCTGGCCGCCGCTGCAAGTCTGGCCGGACAGAAGATTGCCAGAGTAATCCTCTTGGGCGAACCAGCCGAAGTGACAAACAATGCCGCTCAATTGGGAGCGGACATCTCCTCTTGCACAATCATAAATCCAGTGAAAAGTACTGAATTGGAGGATTTTGCCGAGACCTTCCATCAGCGGCGCAAAGAAAAGGGCGTCAGCAAGGAACAAGCCTTGGAAACCATGAAGAATCCGCTGTATTTTGGTGCGATGATGGTAAAAAAGGGACTGGCGGGAGGAATGGTGGCTGGTGCGGCCAACACCACTGCGGACGTATTGCGTGCCGCTTTGCAGGTGGTGGGCGTGATGCCGGGGCTGAAAACAGTATCTTCTACCTTTATAATGGTATCACCGCGCGCGGGTGATCCCACGTATTTATTTGCGGATTGCGCCGTAGTACCAAATCCCGATTCTGAACAATTGGCAGATATTGCCAACTCCACTGCAATCACTCGACGTTCAATCTTGGGTGATGAGCCTTTTGTGGCGCTGCTCTCTTTCTCCACAAAGGGTAGTGCCGATCATGAGCTAGCGGAGAAAGTACGCGTAGCAAAGTCAATCTTGGATGCCCGAAAAGTGGATTTTGCTTATGATGGAGAACTCCAATTGGATGCGGCAATAGTTCCAAAGATAGCGAAGTCCAAAGCTCCAGACAGCAGTGTAGCGGGGCATGCAAACACTTTGGTATTTCCGGATCTGCAAGCCGGGAATATCGGTTACAAATTGGTTCAGCGATTGGGAGGCTACGAAGCAATAGGCCCCATCATACAAGGTCTGGCTGCTCCCATATGTGATCTTTCTCGCGGCTGTTCCGCCGAGGATATAGTGAATACAGCCATTCTTGTGTTATTGATGGCGAAAAATTTAAAATAG
- the glyS gene encoding glycine--tRNA ligase subunit beta: MHSFLFELGIEELPDSVIVPAINSIKLSFEKMLSEQNLDHGEIRIGSTPRRLAISAAGLPEKQADVEICKTGPSVTIAYDDKGNLSKAGMGFVRKCGAAEQDVFVQKTEKGEFIAVSFVQKGMQCREILRDWIPEAISQIPLPKKMIWKSKSLAFSRPIRWIVALWDTQIIDLDFHGISSGRTSFGNRYLGLDISIEIQSAADYEGAMTSGCVIVDREKRRSMITDQFSTLFTDGSLMVKPDERLLETVCNLVEYPWAVIAEFDASFLKLPERIITSTISQNQKYFSVYGADGALSNKFVFISNGDPKQSEIIKAGNEKVVAARLEDALWFFEEDCKRGLDAFVPHLTEVVFQSQLSTMADKTNRILAISEYLCCELSYDDAQKIKVMRTAQLCKADLLSLMLGEKEFAKLQGYMGMHYALVAGEDPEVAQGIYEHYMPRGSNDSLPQSVCGAICAVADKLDTVCGIIGVGLMPTGSADPFALRRAAGGLVQIVADRAWDIDLEHLIDFAFDILSTNKVQLKPGSKDNCKSFFAQRVNWLLKELGIAYDTVASVCVAGFARLPHLIAKARALEELRQDSSFVKLVIGFKRVSNIIERETGLATADPALFESEAERDLYDGLSSLSKNIGEALLHLDYPGALLELVDFGEKIDAFFDNVLVNCEDPILRQNRHKLLAAIRAEFIKVADLSLIVVDSDKNGE; encoded by the coding sequence TTGCACAGCTTTTTATTTGAACTGGGAATTGAAGAACTGCCGGATAGTGTAATAGTGCCTGCCATCAACAGTATCAAGCTATCTTTCGAAAAAATGCTTTCAGAGCAAAATCTGGATCATGGGGAAATCCGCATAGGCTCCACACCGCGTCGACTTGCCATATCTGCCGCCGGCCTTCCGGAAAAGCAAGCGGATGTGGAGATCTGTAAAACGGGTCCATCTGTGACTATCGCATACGATGACAAAGGAAACCTCAGCAAAGCCGGTATGGGTTTTGTACGCAAATGCGGTGCGGCAGAACAGGATGTCTTTGTGCAAAAGACGGAGAAAGGCGAGTTTATCGCGGTTAGCTTTGTGCAAAAAGGCATGCAGTGCAGGGAAATCCTGCGGGATTGGATTCCAGAAGCCATCAGCCAGATTCCCTTGCCTAAAAAGATGATCTGGAAAAGCAAGAGCTTGGCTTTTTCCCGTCCCATCCGCTGGATCGTAGCTTTGTGGGATACTCAGATCATAGATTTGGATTTTCATGGCATCAGCTCCGGCAGAACCAGCTTTGGAAACCGCTATCTGGGACTGGATATAAGCATCGAAATCCAAAGTGCTGCAGACTATGAAGGCGCTATGACCTCTGGTTGTGTGATCGTGGATCGGGAGAAACGTCGCTCCATGATAACCGATCAATTCTCCACCCTGTTTACAGATGGCAGTCTCATGGTAAAACCGGATGAGCGGTTGCTGGAAACGGTATGTAATCTGGTGGAGTATCCCTGGGCAGTGATAGCGGAATTTGATGCCTCCTTTTTAAAACTTCCGGAGAGAATCATCACTTCTACAATCAGCCAAAATCAAAAATACTTCTCTGTGTATGGCGCTGATGGAGCTTTGAGCAACAAATTTGTCTTCATCTCAAACGGAGATCCCAAACAAAGTGAAATCATCAAAGCCGGGAATGAGAAAGTGGTGGCAGCAAGGCTGGAAGACGCTCTGTGGTTTTTTGAGGAAGATTGCAAGCGTGGTCTGGATGCATTTGTACCCCATCTGACAGAGGTGGTATTTCAATCACAACTGAGCACAATGGCAGACAAAACCAATCGAATCCTGGCAATAAGCGAGTATCTTTGCTGCGAATTGAGTTATGATGATGCACAAAAGATTAAGGTAATGAGAACCGCTCAACTGTGTAAGGCAGATCTTTTGAGCTTGATGCTGGGGGAAAAGGAATTTGCCAAGCTTCAGGGTTATATGGGCATGCACTATGCTCTGGTTGCTGGCGAGGATCCGGAAGTGGCTCAAGGCATCTACGAGCACTATATGCCCCGGGGCAGCAACGACAGCCTGCCGCAGAGCGTTTGCGGTGCTATATGTGCGGTGGCGGATAAATTGGATACGGTATGTGGGATTATCGGAGTGGGGCTGATGCCCACGGGAAGCGCTGATCCTTTTGCCTTGCGCAGAGCAGCCGGAGGCTTGGTTCAGATAGTTGCCGACCGGGCTTGGGATATAGATCTGGAACACTTGATTGACTTTGCTTTCGATATCTTGTCCACAAACAAGGTGCAGCTTAAACCAGGCAGCAAGGACAATTGTAAGAGCTTTTTTGCCCAGCGTGTAAACTGGTTATTGAAAGAACTGGGCATCGCCTATGATACCGTGGCCAGCGTTTGTGTGGCAGGATTTGCGCGTTTACCTCATCTGATAGCCAAGGCTCGTGCTTTGGAGGAATTGAGGCAGGACAGCAGTTTTGTTAAATTGGTTATTGGCTTCAAACGTGTATCGAACATCATAGAAAGAGAAACAGGACTGGCAACCGCAGATCCTGCACTCTTTGAAAGTGAAGCCGAACGCGATCTATACGATGGATTGAGCAGCCTAAGTAAAAATATCGGAGAGGCCCTTTTGCATCTGGATTATCCGGGTGCACTATTGGAACTGGTGGACTTTGGCGAAAAAATCGACGCTTTCTTCGATAATGTGTTGGTAAATTGCGAAGATCCTATCCTCAGGCAAAACCGGCACAAGCTCCTGGCTGCCATCCGTGCGGAGTTTATAAAAGTAGCTGATCTCTCTTTGATAGTAGTAGATTCCGATAAAAATGGAGAATAA
- a CDS encoding PorV/PorQ family protein — protein MFTRLKIALSLLLLISLVPLAAQSDDAGSTGFDTLKLIYGARTASMGGAGLGLPSNQEAQNLNPAAILRAPNHGISSTFLDHLVGSAGGAIHYVYPKNIYEAYGASLMYWNSGQMDRTEISSSGDLIETGESFGASSIVAGVSAARFISPALDIGGSLKMIYDSIDGHSASAVTVDMGILHHTANPNIKVGLAVRNLGFQSSYYSNTKFKEHLPLSYGAGISIKLMPKLDTALDLGKVSGDKFGVKVGIDFALNSALSLRGGFKSNAADYNMGGLAGITGGGSLGLGWKIRNFNLDYAVESYGDLGITNQLSLRYNFSN, from the coding sequence ATGTTCACAAGATTGAAGATAGCATTATCGCTTCTCTTGCTGATTAGTCTGGTGCCCTTAGCGGCACAGAGTGATGACGCTGGCAGCACGGGCTTTGATACCCTGAAACTAATCTATGGTGCGCGTACTGCCTCGATGGGCGGTGCGGGTCTGGGCTTGCCATCCAATCAGGAAGCGCAGAATCTGAATCCCGCTGCAATTCTGCGGGCTCCAAATCATGGGATAAGCAGCACTTTTCTGGATCACTTGGTGGGTAGTGCCGGCGGAGCGATTCATTATGTATATCCCAAAAACATATATGAAGCTTATGGTGCAAGCCTGATGTACTGGAATAGCGGCCAGATGGACCGCACAGAGATCAGCAGTTCGGGCGATCTGATCGAGACTGGAGAAAGCTTTGGGGCCAGCAGCATAGTCGCTGGGGTTTCGGCGGCACGCTTCATTAGTCCTGCCCTGGATATCGGCGGAAGCCTGAAGATGATCTACGACAGCATCGACGGCCATTCTGCCTCCGCAGTGACGGTGGACATGGGGATTCTGCATCATACGGCAAATCCCAATATCAAAGTAGGTTTGGCGGTGCGTAATCTGGGATTTCAGAGCTCATATTACAGCAACACCAAGTTCAAAGAACATCTACCGCTCAGTTATGGTGCTGGTATTTCCATAAAGCTGATGCCGAAGCTGGACACAGCATTGGATCTGGGTAAGGTAAGCGGGGACAAATTTGGGGTGAAAGTGGGCATTGATTTTGCGCTCAATTCAGCTTTATCACTAAGGGGAGGCTTCAAGAGCAACGCCGCGGATTACAATATGGGTGGTCTGGCAGGCATAACTGGCGGAGGAAGCTTGGGATTGGGCTGGAAGATACGCAATTTTAACCTGGATTACGCCGTGGAATCGTACGGGGATCTGGGTATCACCAATCAACTGAGTTTGAGATACAATTTTTCTAACTGA
- a CDS encoding pyridoxal phosphate-dependent aminotransferase, with protein MAIKLSNRTKLIKPSPTLSLSAKATQMRQAGIDVVNFGVGEPDFNTPDYIKASAHKAIDANFTRYTANAGIMELREAICAKLKRDNGLDYTPKDILVSPGAKASILNVLIATCDTHDQVLIPMPYWVSYPYQTMMADAVPVYIPTEASEGFKMRPEALQKAIEDSPCAKVLILNSPGNPTGAVYNRKELETIADICIKNNILIISDEIYERLVYDDVEHISIASISPEAKDHTVIVNGVSKAYAMTGWRLGYAAGPTHIIGAAGRVQEHSTSCVNSITQKACVTALNEEDNSIENMRKEFSKRRDYLYDMLMKIPHILCKKPQGAFYIMPDISWYLENNHLGMNTAAQFCNALLEKHHVAMVDGGSFGVSGTVRFSYANSMENLSKGVNRFSDFLKEISS; from the coding sequence ATGGCCATCAAGCTATCCAACCGCACCAAATTGATCAAACCCTCGCCTACTTTGAGTTTATCAGCCAAGGCTACGCAGATGAGGCAGGCGGGAATCGATGTTGTGAACTTCGGAGTGGGAGAGCCGGATTTTAATACTCCCGATTACATCAAGGCATCAGCTCACAAAGCTATTGATGCAAACTTCACGCGCTATACTGCAAATGCTGGAATCATGGAGCTGCGGGAAGCTATTTGCGCCAAGCTAAAACGCGATAATGGTTTGGACTATACTCCCAAGGATATTTTAGTGTCTCCGGGAGCTAAAGCATCTATATTGAACGTATTGATTGCAACATGCGATACTCATGACCAGGTGTTGATTCCGATGCCTTATTGGGTATCTTATCCGTATCAAACTATGATGGCCGATGCAGTTCCGGTTTACATCCCCACCGAAGCCTCCGAGGGATTCAAGATGCGCCCGGAAGCTTTGCAAAAAGCCATTGAGGACAGCCCCTGTGCCAAGGTATTGATATTAAATTCACCGGGCAATCCCACTGGAGCGGTTTATAACCGCAAGGAACTGGAAACAATCGCCGATATCTGCATCAAAAACAACATCCTGATTATCTCGGACGAGATCTACGAAAGATTGGTGTACGACGATGTGGAACACATATCAATTGCTTCAATCAGCCCAGAAGCCAAAGATCATACAGTGATCGTGAACGGCGTATCCAAGGCATACGCGATGACAGGATGGAGATTGGGTTATGCCGCAGGTCCTACACATATTATCGGCGCTGCTGGCAGAGTGCAGGAGCATAGTACATCCTGCGTGAATTCCATCACCCAAAAGGCATGCGTCACAGCCTTAAATGAGGAAGACAATTCCATTGAAAATATGCGCAAGGAATTTAGCAAACGCAGAGATTACCTCTATGATATGTTGATGAAGATCCCGCACATCTTGTGCAAAAAACCACAAGGTGCTTTTTACATAATGCCGGATATCAGTTGGTATCTGGAAAACAACCATTTGGGCATGAATACCGCTGCTCAATTCTGTAATGCGCTGTTGGAAAAGCACCATGTAGCGATGGTGGACGGCGGATCTTTTGGAGTATCGGGGACCGTGCGTTTTTCTTATGCGAACAGTATGGAAAACCTAAGCAAGGGCGTAAACCGCTTTAGCGATTTTCTCAAGGAGATTAGTTCATGA
- a CDS encoding PfkB family carbohydrate kinase: MSLVIVGSVGLDTISTPSGTVVDAIGGSAVYGSISASYFTNVKLIGVVGSDYPASAIQVLQRHGVDLDGLERAKGKTFRWTGEYHDLNKAETLLTELNVFADFVPRLPESCISCHSLLLANIHPNLQLQVLEKTQSYNHVACDTMNFWIEGCPDELAEVVSRVQIVFMNEDELRAFSKENNVFSAAKVILDMGPKLVLVKRGEYGSVAITKDYICFAPAYPIPEVKDPTGAGDTFAGAFMACLQDHLDLTETAIKEALRYATVMAALNVSEFSVDGILDISRETIDKYKENLCRMTV; encoded by the coding sequence TTGAGCCTGGTAATAGTGGGATCCGTCGGACTGGATACCATCAGCACGCCCTCCGGAACTGTGGTGGACGCAATCGGAGGCTCGGCGGTGTACGGCTCCATTTCCGCATCATATTTCACTAATGTGAAACTGATTGGCGTGGTGGGAAGCGATTATCCTGCATCGGCAATCCAAGTGCTACAGCGTCATGGTGTGGATTTGGATGGTTTGGAGCGGGCTAAAGGAAAAACCTTCCGCTGGACCGGAGAGTATCATGATCTGAATAAGGCGGAAACACTACTTACAGAGCTTAATGTTTTTGCGGATTTTGTGCCCCGTCTGCCCGAGAGTTGCATCAGTTGCCACTCTCTGCTCCTCGCAAACATACATCCGAATCTGCAATTGCAGGTTTTGGAAAAGACACAATCCTACAATCACGTGGCCTGTGACACCATGAATTTTTGGATCGAAGGCTGCCCGGACGAGCTGGCTGAAGTAGTATCCCGCGTACAGATTGTATTTATGAACGAAGACGAACTAAGAGCTTTCAGCAAGGAAAACAATGTTTTCAGCGCTGCAAAAGTAATACTGGACATGGGGCCAAAGCTGGTACTGGTAAAAAGAGGAGAATACGGCAGCGTTGCCATCACGAAGGACTATATCTGTTTTGCCCCTGCATACCCAATCCCAGAAGTAAAAGATCCCACTGGGGCAGGCGACACATTTGCCGGAGCTTTTATGGCCTGTCTTCAGGATCATCTGGATCTCACGGAGACAGCTATTAAAGAAGCACTCAGATACGCAACAGTGATGGCTGCGTTAAATGTCAGCGAATTCAGCGTTGACGGGATTCTGGACATCTCAAGAGAAACAATCGACAAATACAAGGAAAACTTATGCCGGATGACCGTATAG
- a CDS encoding carboxypeptidase regulatory-like domain-containing protein yields MRKTALILLIVLLVGIACLEAQTTGRLAVRVRDGQGKPLEFVNVVVMSGSQRITGGQTNAKGQAIIINIPPGSYSVRFSLVSYATTTYQNVRIQVGQTANLSPVMNREGIVGPSVTVVAEQDRVERDRTGSSRQIEMDRLSDSAVSDVTGIISLQAGVTNIGGELHIRGGRANEVNFTVDGMSVSDPVDGGSALSVDTDAIKDMKVMTGGFPAEFGNAQSGVVNIVTKDGDYFYSGKVEYNTDHLVGEGRNSDVLKFAIGGPIVPFASQDLKERLTFYFNGGGEWLDGRYKDLYVTDPNKEYVNEDGVSILEADYPRYDPYEGRDDFLGIDLGNRNYNSYNVNLKTKYDINPAQKITLAVRGDRSFSTPFNPALSDSRYYWWRYALQHYRYEDVVQQQYIATYDHMFSPTMNLKAKASYYKKDYEDGPRGIDRDNFLYMTVDPDNPGTNYVDDVVTYERYGYTSIDADGDGVHDFGFLPATEWKYRIATLEEPRPIPGFRAPGTIYTDFIDDTTATMNLRADFEWQVNQTHLAKTGFELINHDITKDQTQNFLSIYNDRRVKYLNRIYTLTEEDATNFIENGIVPDALYTIHPKVENPESLSDLEPIYKPLDYYNAAKSAAGKRDGYSANPWQMAYYLQDKMEWEGMIVNAGLRLDFWYLGTSYKVLQDDGLFADREFKKGDRFQMMVSPRLGVSHPITERDVLRFAYNYQNQLPQMQYIFTSKTPQDANLSDVTITVGNPTLEPQITVTYEVGLSHQLSDDYVLDMTAYFKNLYNYVSTKRVRKEDEASVSWYEYISEDYGSARGIDIQLEKLLSNFNTWSIAYSLAWAQGNNSDTVIQDENTSLREFPLDWDVRHNASINYTFRIGRGEEFFVPFTDYILPLDDFSANLNWSIVSGAPYTPQSMEGSSLLDTNSKRMDSTNQANARITKGFQLPGGNSIRLFVDVENIFKTRNVNRVYPRTGSPYEDGENLEDDILEYVFPEVEYAYGLSIKNPAFINNYRGVTFGVSFNF; encoded by the coding sequence ATGCGAAAAACTGCATTGATCCTGCTAATTGTGTTGCTAGTCGGCATAGCATGCCTAGAAGCACAAACTACCGGCCGTCTCGCTGTGCGTGTTCGCGACGGACAGGGGAAGCCGCTGGAATTTGTGAACGTCGTGGTGATGTCAGGCTCTCAGCGCATTACCGGAGGCCAGACCAATGCAAAAGGTCAGGCTATCATTATCAATATCCCACCGGGATCCTACTCGGTTCGATTCTCTTTGGTCAGCTATGCTACCACTACATATCAGAATGTAAGAATCCAAGTAGGTCAAACTGCAAACTTATCCCCCGTAATGAACCGTGAAGGTATCGTAGGTCCTTCAGTTACAGTAGTTGCGGAACAAGATAGAGTAGAACGCGACCGCACCGGATCATCGCGTCAGATAGAAATGGATCGTCTGTCGGATTCGGCTGTGAGCGATGTTACCGGTATTATCTCCTTACAAGCTGGTGTTACCAACATCGGTGGTGAACTGCATATCCGTGGTGGAAGGGCAAACGAAGTGAATTTCACCGTTGATGGTATGAGCGTTTCTGATCCTGTGGATGGAGGAAGTGCTCTCTCGGTGGACACAGACGCCATCAAAGACATGAAGGTTATGACGGGCGGATTCCCTGCTGAATTTGGTAATGCGCAATCCGGTGTTGTAAACATTGTTACCAAAGATGGTGATTATTTCTACTCAGGAAAAGTTGAGTACAATACAGATCATCTTGTAGGTGAAGGCCGCAATTCAGACGTCTTGAAATTCGCCATCGGCGGACCGATAGTGCCTTTTGCTTCCCAAGATCTCAAAGAACGCCTTACGTTTTACTTTAACGGTGGCGGAGAATGGCTTGATGGTCGTTATAAGGACCTCTATGTTACCGATCCGAACAAGGAATATGTGAATGAAGATGGCGTAAGCATATTGGAAGCAGATTACCCCCGCTATGATCCTTATGAAGGTCGGGACGATTTCCTTGGCATCGATCTGGGGAATCGTAACTACAATAGCTACAATGTAAACTTGAAAACAAAATACGATATCAACCCTGCTCAGAAGATCACTTTGGCGGTTCGTGGAGACAGATCTTTCTCTACACCCTTCAATCCCGCCTTGAGCGATAGCAGATACTACTGGTGGCGTTATGCTTTACAGCACTATCGTTACGAAGATGTAGTGCAGCAACAATATATCGCTACCTACGACCACATGTTTTCACCTACGATGAACCTCAAGGCAAAGGCCAGTTATTATAAAAAAGATTATGAAGACGGTCCGCGCGGTATCGATCGGGATAATTTCCTTTATATGACGGTTGACCCGGATAATCCTGGTACAAACTATGTGGATGATGTGGTAACATACGAAAGATATGGCTATACAAGTATAGATGCCGATGGTGACGGTGTACACGATTTTGGTTTCCTGCCAGCAACTGAATGGAAGTATCGTATCGCAACATTGGAAGAACCAAGGCCCATTCCTGGTTTCCGGGCACCGGGAACTATCTATACGGATTTCATCGACGATACCACCGCTACGATGAACTTACGTGCGGACTTTGAATGGCAAGTGAATCAGACTCATCTGGCTAAAACCGGTTTTGAACTGATTAATCACGATATCACAAAGGACCAAACCCAAAACTTTCTGAGCATATACAACGACCGCAGAGTGAAGTATCTCAATCGCATATATACTCTTACCGAAGAGGATGCCACAAACTTCATCGAGAACGGGATTGTACCAGATGCTTTATATACCATCCACCCGAAGGTCGAGAATCCAGAATCCTTAAGCGATCTTGAGCCTATCTATAAACCTCTGGATTATTATAATGCCGCTAAATCCGCTGCCGGGAAACGTGATGGTTACTCCGCCAATCCTTGGCAGATGGCATATTATCTGCAGGATAAAATGGAATGGGAAGGAATGATTGTGAACGCTGGACTGCGTCTGGATTTCTGGTATCTGGGAACCAGTTATAAAGTGTTGCAGGATGATGGTCTGTTTGCGGATCGTGAGTTCAAAAAAGGTGATCGTTTTCAGATGATGGTTTCTCCTCGTTTGGGCGTATCTCACCCTATCACCGAGCGTGATGTATTGCGCTTTGCCTACAATTATCAGAACCAGTTGCCACAAATGCAGTACATTTTTACCTCCAAAACTCCTCAAGACGCTAACCTTTCAGATGTTACCATCACGGTGGGAAATCCCACGCTTGAGCCCCAGATTACCGTTACTTATGAAGTGGGCCTTTCGCATCAGTTGAGTGACGACTATGTCTTGGATATGACTGCTTATTTCAAGAATCTATACAACTATGTAAGCACCAAACGCGTGCGTAAAGAAGACGAAGCAAGCGTATCCTGGTATGAGTATATCTCGGAAGACTATGGCTCAGCCCGTGGTATAGATATTCAGTTGGAAAAGTTGCTCTCGAACTTCAATACCTGGAGTATTGCTTACTCTCTGGCATGGGCTCAGGGAAACAACTCTGACACGGTGATCCAGGATGAAAACACTTCTCTTCGCGAATTTCCGCTGGATTGGGATGTGCGCCATAATGCGTCCATAAACTACACCTTCAGAATTGGCAGAGGTGAGGAATTCTTTGTACCCTTTACGGACTACATCCTGCCGTTGGACGATTTTTCGGCCAACCTGAATTGGAGCATTGTATCCGGTGCACCCTATACTCCCCAAAGTATGGAAGGAAGCTCACTGCTGGATACAAACAGCAAGCGCATGGATTCCACAAACCAGGCTAATGCCAGAATTACAAAGGGTTTTCAGCTTCCTGGCGGAAACAGCATAAGACTCTTTGTAGATGTGGAAAACATCTTCAAAACCAGAAACGTAAATAGAGTGTATCCCCGTACCGGCTCACCATATGAAGACGGTGAAAATCTCGAGGACGACATCCTGGAATATGTATTCCCTGAAGTAGAATACGCATACGGCTTGTCGATTAAGAACCCGGCTTTTATAAACAACTACCGTGGGGTAACCTTCGGAGTTTCGTTTAACTTCTAA